The Bacteroidota bacterium genomic interval GGTATACTGCCCGGTGGTAAGCCAGGACTGGTCAGTATTGAAAACCACCTGATCGGTATTGAAATACTCAACCTCCAGCCTGGCAGCAAATGCAGCCCGGGTATCAGAAAACGGAAAGACAAGAATCAGCTGGTTTTCACCTTTATGGGCATAGCCGGTTATATCAATTGCATTTATCTGATTTGCATTGGCCATTGCATTGACCCATGTCCCGTTAAGCTCAATTTTACACGGTATCTGATTCATCAGGTACAAAGTAGCCGACTTAATTGACGAAGGATTCCCTAAATTAAATTCTTTAATGAACAGCGTATTGTTCAGTAAGTTCCTGGAATTCACCTCTGATACTGAAGCTTTCAGCCATTGAGCATCATCAAACATGTTATATTTCTTCAGCTCTGGCTTAAAGCTTACCGGAGGAACATCCACCGTGTATCTGGTGAAAGCACCCGCCTGCCGCATGGCAATTGTTTTTCCTTCTTGATCAAGTTTCAATTTATTTTCCAAAGAATAGATATTCATTCTGGGGGAATTTCCATAAACATGAAGCTGATTCCCATTCATGTAAAGATTGGCATCTGAAATAAAAAATTGTTTTTTGCCATTTTCATTAAATAACCAGGCATGACTGGCCTCATCTGGTGATAAAACCCAGATATGTTGTTGTTTCCCGTCTTTTCGATCAATCCGGATATATTCATTCATGCCGGGTTTAAGGTTGGTTACCAGGTATCTTCCATTACTAAAGGTAACTTTAGCCCTGCCTGCTTCCAGATTGATGATTGCTGAGGCATCAAAAGAAAATTCAGGACTAATTCCCCTGGATTGCACAAAAAACCAGTTGGTCACATTCCCATCTTCGATTTTGCACAAAGGCTGGGCGGTGGCATATTTTAAAAGAACACCGTCCATATCAAAATTAAAAGGCCATATAAAAGAACAACTATCGGGGATATTAACGGGTTTTACAGGAAAATTCAGGTCCTCCTTATCAAGTTTGAGGGAAAAACTGACATTTTTTTGTTCAGGCTTGATTCTTCCCCTGTAATAGTTCAAGCCGAATAAAAATCCCGAACCATCTTTCACCCTGACGGCATATTGCAAACTATCCACGTTTTTAATCTGAGGAATAACAGGAGCCATAGGAGCCAGTCTTGAACCAAATTCATTCAGGAAATAATGTAATTTTTTAAGCTGGTAATAGGAAGGAGCCAGCTCACCCGTTTCTCTGATTGCTGCCTGAAAATCATAAGAGATATCAGGATATTCGTTAGGATAACCCGTTTCATCCCTATTTTCTTCTAAGGTCGTATAGAGGCCAAGGGAATTCTGTCCTCCCGTAAAAACATAATATCCCGGCATATTGCTTCCAGATCCAATTTTAGTAAGGGCAATAGACAGACCGTCAAGCGGGCTCAAAACAGGCCGGCGATGTTCTGCAATCTGGTTTCCAATCCCGATTTCACAGGTAAGGTAAGGGAAATGGGAATAATCAGCAGAATATTTTTTATCCTTTTGAGAAAGGTCATTTCCAATATTTTCATCGTTCATGGGCGCCTGAAAAGTAAAATTCGGATTATCCTTCATCTTTTCAAGGTTTGCAGCCCAAGGTTCGTCCGGATATCCGCCCCACAAGGGAATCACCTCATCGCCCTTGGGAATCGAAGCATTATCCCATCCGGTAATAGTATATAAAGGAACATCCATTCCCCATCTTCTGGCCGTTTGCTTTAACCACATAATATGACCTTCTCCCTTCGCACCTCCGTGGTATTCGTTTTCAAGCTGGATCCCGATAACCGGGCCGCCATCTTTATACAGCAGGCCCTTCATCTGACCAGCTATTTCCCCGTACCAACGTTTAACGTAATGTTGATATGCAGGATCGTCTGACCTGTCGGTCAGATACTTTTTATCCAGGATCCAGTCGGGAGTACCGCCGTTACGTACTTCACCGTGGCACCAGGGTCCGATACGGGGATAAACAAAGAGCCCGTGTTTCTGGCAAAGCTTTACAAAGCCTCGAAAATCCTTGTTTCCAGACCAGTCAAATTGTCCCTCTACCTCCTCATGATAGATCCAAAAAAGATAACAGGCGACGATATTGATTCCATTGGCTTTCATTTTAAGTATCGCATCTTCCCACTGTTCTTTAGGATAACGGGAGAAATGCATCTCGCCCATGACCGGAACAACTGCCTTTCCACCAATTGTGATGTACTTGCTGTTTGCCAGGATTTCCTTACCGGAAGGCCCAGGATTACCCATCTTCAGGTGTCCTGACATAATCCCTGCAGGTTTTACCCGGGCGTCAATATAATGATTCTGTGCGTATGCGATGAGCAGTGAAAAAACGAAGAAAAAGGATGAGGCTAACTTTTTAATCATTTGAGTTTTCTTTAGGTTATCAGTTTTGGCCGGATTGGCTTTAAATGTATGCAAGAGCAGACACAAATATAAACCAAATTCAAGAATGCCGGCAAGATTCTGGCATACATTGATATTAAAAATCCCGGTCAGTTGCAAAACCGGCCGGGATATAATTAATTGATGAAACAACTCTAATCCATGTGGAACATGGTTTCCAAAGGAATAGAAACCGGAGAAAAGTCAGGATTGGTTTCCATAATATCAGCCATATATTTCCACCATTTCTGAACAATAGGAAGATCTCCCAAGTCCTGCGAAGAACTTTCACCTTCCTGGTATTGTACAGCAAAAAGGGTATTGGTTTCTTCATCTAAAAAAATCGTATAATCGCGGACACCGCTCTTTATAAGTAAGTCCTTCATTTCAGGCCAAATTGCGTTATGGCGGCGTTTGTATTCTTCTTTACAGCCAGGACGCAATTTCATTTTAAATGCATATTTTTTCATCATACATAAAATTTAATTAATATTCCGTACCTTAAACCAAAGAAACATCAAAACGATTATATCGAAACCCGGTTAAACTTGTCCCAGGTTTACGATGAAAGTAGAAAGGATCAGAACAACAATTCCTACAACCAGGACAAAAATTGTTTTTTTGCTAACGCCCTTCCATTCATTGAGAATGATACCCCACACATTGCTGCAGGCAATATTCAGTGCCATCAGGATACACCAGCTGAAAGCCAGCATGCTGGGGGGCAACATACTTTTGCCCATGCCCATAAAGAAGAATTGCAGGTACCAAAGAGTACCGCCAAGAGCAGAGAAAAGAATATTGTTAAAAAGCACATTGCCGGGAACAGAAAAATAATCTTTTCCGGTACCGTTTTTAATATTTAAGAAGAAGCAATAGGAAAAATTAGTAATGAAGCCGCCCAGGGTCACAAAAATCAAAATAGGATTCAAGGTGAAAAGCGGATTGGTATTGAACTTAAGAGCAACAGCCTCCATGGGTTTTCCGGCTTCCAGTCCATAATTGAAACAAGCGCTCATAATTCCGGCCAATACAGCAATAATCAATCCTTTTTTCAAGGCGAATTCCTTAACTGCAGCCTTTTTTTCTTCTTCCGTCATGTCTTTAGATTTCAAACTTCCGGCATAACCAATGATGGCAATTCCGGCAACGCACACGGAAACACCCATGACCATCAAAACGCCACCAGTTGTAGCGAATAAATTATTGCCGGCAACAATAGGTGGAATAAGGGTTCCAAAAGCCGCACAGAATCCCAGAGCTATGGACTGCCCCAGGGCAACTCCAAGATAACGCATGCCCAATCCGAAAGTCAGGCCTCCAACACCCCATAAAACACCAAAAAATATAGCCCACAATTTGGCAGAAGCAGGTGATTCTCCAATAATTTTCATTAGATCAGGAACAGTAAAATAAGCAAAAACCCAGGGAATAACAATCCAGGAAAAAATACCCTGAACAATCCAGTACGATTCCCATGACCAGTCTTTAATCTTCTTGATGGGGACATAAAAGCTTGAAGCACAAATGCTTCCAATTGCAATTAAAAGTATTCCAAGAATTGGATTCATAATATTGTGATTTGAAAAGTGAATAATTAATGATTTGATTTAAGTAGTTATGTTATAAAACTGATGTAAACCTAATTATTTTTTACTAACTCAAAAAACTATTTCCCTTAAAAAATAAATGAAAATCATTTTTTGATTTTTACATAACAATTTAATATTTCTCCAATGTAGATACAATGGAAATCATCTTTCGAATAATTTTTTTCAATCAGTTCAGGAATTAAAAAACTTTCTGGTTTCAGGCGGTCGGCATATAATTTCCTGCATTCAAAAAACATTTTGGACTGTTCGAAGGCTATTGCCCCGCTTTCTGTCTCAAAAGGAAGCAGTCCGGTTTCTTTTATCTTATCAGTATTGCTGCCCGATTTAGAACCGCAGAAATTTAAAATTGGGCGATGTTCTTCCTCAAAGAAAGAAATTGTATAGAATTCAGAAGATTTCATAATCTGATTCGTATAACGTTGTGGGCGGATAAAGGATATTGCCACAGGCAAGTTCCACAAAACGCCCATTGAACCCCAACTTGCAGTCATGGGATTACATTTTCCCTTATTCCCCGCGGTGATCAACATCCACTCATATCCAATGAGTTTAAAAACATTATCGCTAATGTTTTTGGGTTTTATTTTCTTGAAATCTTCCAACATGATAAAATGAGTTTAAATCTGATAAAGATAAGTAAAGTTGAATTAAACCAAGGGTTACTTATTAAAAAAGGTCGATGTTGCTAACAAAAATTTGGAACCAAAAGTTATGGAGTTAAAATCAATGTATCTGAAAAAAATCTTATTTTTGGGACTGCTATTTTAAGAAAAATGATGAAAATGAAGAGATGGTCACTGGGTTATGCCGCATTAAAATGTTATATTACACTTGTTCACAGGATTTATTATAAAAAAGTATTTGTTCAGGGAAAAGAAAATATTCCAGCCAACGAACCGGTCATATTTGCACCCAATCATCAAAATGCCTTGATGGATGCACTAGCCGTAATAAGCACGGTAAATAAACAACCTGTTTTTCTGGCAAGGGCTGATATGTTCAAAAAGAAAACCACTGCAAAATTCTTGCACTTCCTGAAAATTCTCCCTGTTTACCGTATGCGCGACGGCATTGAAAACATGAACCGGAATGAAAAAATCTTCAGGCTTTCTTCGGAAATATTGAACAACAATCAGGCCATGGGAATTATGCCTGAAGGGAATCACGGGGATAAAAAACAATTAAGGCCATTGAAAAAAGGGTTGTTACACATTGCTTTCCAGGCCCAGCAGAAATATGGAGATCAACCAGGAGTGAAAATCATTCCTGTTGGCCTTGATTACAGCAACTATCAGAAATTCAGAAGTACCCTGTTCATAAACTATGGGAAACCCATAGAAATTTCCACATACTGGCAGGAATACCAGAAAGATGGAAAAGAGGCTTTGCATGATTTAAAAAAAGAATTGGGCAGAGAGCTGAAAGACCTGATGATCAATATTGAAAGTAAAGAATATTATTCTGCCATTCTTCACTCCATCATTATTTACCGGGAAAAGATGGCGCAAAAGATGAAACTGAACCCTAAAAATCCCGCTGATCTTTTTAAAGCATCAAAAGAAATAGAAAAAGCACTGAATATTTGTTGTTTGGAACATAAACCAGAGCTTGACGAATTAAATGGCAAACTCGGTACCTACTCCAGATGTTTGGAAATTCTCAATTTACGGGACTGGGTTATGAAAGAAAATGTCAATCTCAGTCACTTCAATATAACCTTATCATTTACCCTTTTGATTCTGAGTTATCCTATCTTTATTTATGGAATCATTTGCAACTATTTGCCTTTTCATATCCCTGTCTCCATTGCAAAAAGGATAAAAGACATGCAATTTATCAGTTCCGTTCAATATGGGTCTTCTCTTATCACCTTTCCACTCTATTATCTGTTTTTAATCGGCCTGCTCAGTAGTATTTGTGGAAATATTTTAATCATCCTGTTTTTTACACTTTCTTTGCCCTTAAGCGGGTTGTTTTCCTTCTACTATTTTTGCCAGTATAAAAAATTACTGGCCCGTTTGAAAGTTATGATATTGTCTTCAAAAGGAAACAGAAGCATACGGAAATTAATTGATTTGAGAAAAGAAATAATTACTATTTTGGACACATTGACAGGTCATACAGCATGAAAGATTTTCAAAATAAAGTAATCTGGATAACCGGAGCTTCATCAGGAATAGGTGAAGCACTGGCTTATTTGCTTGCAAGGAAAGGCGCAAAACTTATTCTTTCGGCAACCCATGAGGAGAAACTCCTGAACGTAAAAGAAAACTGTGAACATTTAAATTGTCCCTTCTGTATGATTCTGCCCTTGGATCTGAGTAACATGAACAATGCAAGTGAGCTGACAACTAAAGTTATTGAAAAATTCGGGCGTATCGATATGTTGGTCAATAACGGAGGAATTAGTCAACGGGCCCTGGCCATGGAAACCCCTCTTGAGATTGACCGGAAGATCATGGAAATAGATTATTTTGGAGGAATAGCCCTGACCAAAAGTGTGCTTCCCTACATGCTCAAACAGGGAGAAGGCTACATTGCAGTTACCAGCAGCATTTCGGGCCGCTTCGGGTTCCCGCTGCGTTCAGCTTATGCAGCTGCCAAATTTGCCATTTACGGTTTCTATGAAACACTGCACGCAGAACTAGCCGCAAAAAACATCACCGTAACCATTATTTGTCCGGGAAGAGTCAGGACAAATATTTCATTTCATGCTCTCGATAAAAACGGGAAACCTCACGGGGTAATGGATCCCGGCCAGGATACAGGCATCACCCCGGAAAAAGCTGCCCTGCAGATCTTAAAGGCATTCCGGAAAAATAAAAGGGAAGTATTGGTTGGAGGCAAAGAATTATTGATGGTCTACATTAAAAGATTCTTTCCCGGCCTCCATTCCAAGATTGTCAAGAAAATAAAACCGGAGTAAAAAGAATAAGGAAAATTAATTTTCCTTATTCACCATTTCCATTCCGCCTAAAATAGCCTGTTCGTTTATGGGGATCATATCATGATGCCGTTCAGGAAGGGATTTCTTTAAACCTTTTACGACGTTGGCTACTTCAACGATAGGTTTAATTTTAAGAAAAGCCCCCAACACCACCATATTAAAAATCTTTGTATTCCCGATTTTTTGGGCTTCAGCAACTGCATCTATGGCATATACTGAAATATCCTTTCTTTCAGGCTTGTGGGTAATTCCGTTAGTCTCGTAAATAAGCACACCACCAGGTTTTACTTTTGATTCAAACTTATCCAGTGATTGCTGATTAAGAATAATGGCTGTATCATAATCATTGACAATAGGAGAGCTGATACGGTCGTCGCTGACAATTACCGTACAATTTGCAGTTCCCCCGCGCATTTCGGGGCCATAAGAAGGTATCCAGCTTACTTCTTTATCCTGCATAATGCCGGAATAAGCCAGGATTTTTCCCATGGAAAGAACACCCTGTCCTCCAAAGCCTGCTATAATAATTTCTTCTGTCATAATTAATTTATTTTGAAACTAATTCACCATTTACCTTGATATCTCCCAAAGGATAGTATTTGAACGTATTTTCAGCCATCCACTGATTTGCCTTTACGGGTGACAATTTCCAACCCGAGTTGCAACTCGAAACGATTTCAATAAAAGAAAGTCCTTTGTCCAGCTTCTGATTTTCAAAAGCCATACGAATAGCTTTTTTGGCCCTGCGGACATTAGCGGGAGTATCCACTGCCTGACGGGTAACAAAATAAGTACCGGGCAGCTGGGAAATTAGTTCGGTGATTTTTATAGGGTAACCCATTGTTTTAACATCACGGCCATAAGGACAGGTGGTTGTTTTTGCACCTTCCAGTGTTGTTGGAGCCATCTGACCTCCAGTCATCCCATAAATTCCATTGTTGATGAAAATAATGGTAATGTTTTCGCCTCTGTTGCAGGCATGCATAGTCTCGGCAGTACCAATGGCAGCCAGATCACCATCACCCTGATAGGTAAACACATATTTATCAGGCCAAACCCTTTTGATTCCGGTAGCCACAGCAGGAGCACGGCCATGTGCAGCCTCGGTCATATCGATATTCATAAAATCATAGGCAAATACAGCACAGCCAACAGGCGAAACGCCGATGGTATCAGCCTGAATGCCCATTTCGTCAACAACTTCCATAACCAGGCGGTTGGCAGTTCCATGCCCGCAGCCGGGACAATATGAAAGGACATTGTCGGTCATCAATTTGGTTTTGGTATAAACCAAATTTTCTTCTTTAATTATATCCTGAACATCCATCTTACTTTCCTCCGATTATTTTTTGTTCCAATGCCTCTAAAACTTCACCGGGAGTATGAACGACACCGCCCATACGGCCGAAATGTTCGGCTTTGGTCCGGCCATTTACCGCAAGTTTAACATCCTCGATCATCTGCCCGGCACTAAGTTCCACAGCCAGGAAGCCTTTTACCCTCTTTGAAAGCTCAGCAATAGGTTTCGTTGGGAAAGGGAAAAGAGTGATGGGACGTAATAGTCCGACTTTAATGCCTTTCTGTCTGGCGATTTGAACAGCTTTCAGGCAGATACGTGCACTCGAACCGTAAGCCACAAAAATATAGTCAGCATCCTCGCATTGAACTTCTTCATAGCGGACTTCGGTCTCCTGCATCTTCTGGTATTTGGCCTGCAACTTTTCGTTACGTTTTTCCATAACTGCAGAATCAAGTTCCAGGGAAGTAATGATATTCCGTTCGCGATCCGGAGTCTTCCCGGTGATGGTCCATGAAGGATCAAAAGAAGTAGTACGGGGGATCTGTTCGGAGATTTCAACTTTTTCCATTACCTGGCCAATCAGCCCGTCGGAAAGGATCATTGCAGGATTCCTGTATTTAAAAGCCAGATCAAAAGACAGCTTTACGAAATCATACATTTCCTGAACAGAAGAAGGAGCCAGAACAATCAAATGATAATCGCCATGGCCACCACCTTTTGTTGCCTGGAAATAATCTGCTTGTGAAGGCTGAATAGTCCCTAGTCCGGGACCTCCTCTTACCACATCAACAATTAAACAAGGCAATTCAGCACCTGCAATATACGAAATACCCTCCTGCATCAGGCTTATCCCGGGAGAAGATGAGGAAGTCATCACTTTTTTCCCGGTACCTGCAGCCCCATATACCATGTTGATAGAAGACACTTCGCTTTCGGCCTGCAATGTCACCATGCCCGTGCGCTCTTGCGTCTTCTGGGCCATGAGATATTCCATTATTTCCGATTGAGGAGTAATGGGATAGCCATAAAAGGCATCCACTCCGGCGCGTATAGCTGCTTCGGCCAAAGCTTCATTGCCCTTCATCAATCTAAGCTCTTTCATATTCAAAATTTTGATTTCAAACTTAATCGATTTTTTTTCTGTACACACTGATCACCCCGTCCGGGCAAACTATAGCACAATTGCTGCACCCTGTGCATTCTTCAGGTTTTGCCATAAAAGCATAATGATAACCCTTGCTGTTTATGGCATCATTTAATTCAATTACTTCATTGGGACAAGTAAATACGCATAGTTCGCAACCTTTGCATTTTTCAGTGTCAACTACTATTGCTCCTTTAACCTTTGCCATATTTCTATTTTTTTACTATTTCATCTAAAATAGCGCAAAAATAATATTTTTTATTGATAAATTTAATTTTTTTAGCCAATTTCATTATAAATCCTAATCAGATTGAAGTTGAAGAAGCCGGAAAAATCAACCCATATAAAATGACAGCGCCTGTAATTCCTTATTAAATCAACAGTTTACCAACAGAACAACAGCAAATCCTTTATTCAACAATGAATCTAACAATTATAACTACGATTAACCGCTAAATCAGGGAAGAAAATTAACATTCCTATCCCAATTCCTATATAACAGAAGGGCATCCTTAACTGTTTCTGACTGTCTGGACGGATATACCGCTGACAACAGTGCATTGGAGGCTGTCAGGACAGGAACCTTAGCATAATCAGCCTGATGAACAGTATTCAGATATTTAATTGTTCTGAAAGCATTAAACCATTGGAAAAATTTCTTTTTAAACGAAGGCAAAGAGGCACAATTGCTGTTAATCTCAACAACTGCCTGTTCAA includes:
- a CDS encoding beta-galactosidase, giving the protein MIKKLASSFFFVFSLLIAYAQNHYIDARVKPAGIMSGHLKMGNPGPSGKEILANSKYITIGGKAVVPVMGEMHFSRYPKEQWEDAILKMKANGINIVACYLFWIYHEEVEGQFDWSGNKDFRGFVKLCQKHGLFVYPRIGPWCHGEVRNGGTPDWILDKKYLTDRSDDPAYQHYVKRWYGEIAGQMKGLLYKDGGPVIGIQLENEYHGGAKGEGHIMWLKQTARRWGMDVPLYTITGWDNASIPKGDEVIPLWGGYPDEPWAANLEKMKDNPNFTFQAPMNDENIGNDLSQKDKKYSADYSHFPYLTCEIGIGNQIAEHRRPVLSPLDGLSIALTKIGSGSNMPGYYVFTGGQNSLGLYTTLEENRDETGYPNEYPDISYDFQAAIRETGELAPSYYQLKKLHYFLNEFGSRLAPMAPVIPQIKNVDSLQYAVRVKDGSGFLFGLNYYRGRIKPEQKNVSFSLKLDKEDLNFPVKPVNIPDSCSFIWPFNFDMDGVLLKYATAQPLCKIEDGNVTNWFFVQSRGISPEFSFDASAIINLEAGRAKVTFSNGRYLVTNLKPGMNEYIRIDRKDGKQQHIWVLSPDEASHAWLFNENGKKQFFISDANLYMNGNQLHVYGNSPRMNIYSLENKLKLDQEGKTIAMRQAGAFTRYTVDVPPVSFKPELKKYNMFDDAQWLKASVSEVNSRNLLNNTLFIKEFNLGNPSSIKSATLYLMNQIPCKIELNGTWVNAMANANQINAIDITGYAHKGENQLILVFPFSDTRAAFAARLEVEYFNTDQVVFNTDQSWLTTGQYTLPSPISTVKGLKAPEVVDAVKVDYDSFRTVHSDWTLAIPDSMPEQLNGLFVHADYTGDKGRCRLGHRLISDNFNNGTSWLIDLKRLGTKAEGQQLRFELFPLQPGYKIYFEKTPAKEETGRTNIKDIQFIPEYQVNLSVN
- the rhaM gene encoding L-rhamnose mutarotase codes for the protein MKKYAFKMKLRPGCKEEYKRRHNAIWPEMKDLLIKSGVRDYTIFLDEETNTLFAVQYQEGESSSQDLGDLPIVQKWWKYMADIMETNPDFSPVSIPLETMFHMD
- the rhaT gene encoding L-rhamnose/proton symporter RhaT; this encodes MNPILGILLIAIGSICASSFYVPIKKIKDWSWESYWIVQGIFSWIVIPWVFAYFTVPDLMKIIGESPASAKLWAIFFGVLWGVGGLTFGLGMRYLGVALGQSIALGFCAAFGTLIPPIVAGNNLFATTGGVLMVMGVSVCVAGIAIIGYAGSLKSKDMTEEEKKAAVKEFALKKGLIIAVLAGIMSACFNYGLEAGKPMEAVALKFNTNPLFTLNPILIFVTLGGFITNFSYCFFLNIKNGTGKDYFSVPGNVLFNNILFSALGGTLWYLQFFFMGMGKSMLPPSMLAFSWCILMALNIACSNVWGIILNEWKGVSKKTIFVLVVGIVVLILSTFIVNLGQV
- a CDS encoding flavin reductase translates to MLEDFKKIKPKNISDNVFKLIGYEWMLITAGNKGKCNPMTASWGSMGVLWNLPVAISFIRPQRYTNQIMKSSEFYTISFFEEEHRPILNFCGSKSGSNTDKIKETGLLPFETESGAIAFEQSKMFFECRKLYADRLKPESFLIPELIEKNYSKDDFHCIYIGEILNCYVKIKK
- a CDS encoding lysophospholipid acyltransferase family protein, whose amino-acid sequence is MKRWSLGYAALKCYITLVHRIYYKKVFVQGKENIPANEPVIFAPNHQNALMDALAVISTVNKQPVFLARADMFKKKTTAKFLHFLKILPVYRMRDGIENMNRNEKIFRLSSEILNNNQAMGIMPEGNHGDKKQLRPLKKGLLHIAFQAQQKYGDQPGVKIIPVGLDYSNYQKFRSTLFINYGKPIEISTYWQEYQKDGKEALHDLKKELGRELKDLMINIESKEYYSAILHSIIIYREKMAQKMKLNPKNPADLFKASKEIEKALNICCLEHKPELDELNGKLGTYSRCLEILNLRDWVMKENVNLSHFNITLSFTLLILSYPIFIYGIICNYLPFHIPVSIAKRIKDMQFISSVQYGSSLITFPLYYLFLIGLLSSICGNILIILFFTLSLPLSGLFSFYYFCQYKKLLARLKVMILSSKGNRSIRKLIDLRKEIITILDTLTGHTA
- a CDS encoding SDR family oxidoreductase, whose product is MKDFQNKVIWITGASSGIGEALAYLLARKGAKLILSATHEEKLLNVKENCEHLNCPFCMILPLDLSNMNNASELTTKVIEKFGRIDMLVNNGGISQRALAMETPLEIDRKIMEIDYFGGIALTKSVLPYMLKQGEGYIAVTSSISGRFGFPLRSAYAAAKFAIYGFYETLHAELAAKNITVTIICPGRVRTNISFHALDKNGKPHGVMDPGQDTGITPEKAALQILKAFRKNKREVLVGGKELLMVYIKRFFPGLHSKIVKKIKPE
- a CDS encoding 2-oxoacid:acceptor oxidoreductase family protein, encoding MTEEIIIAGFGGQGVLSMGKILAYSGIMQDKEVSWIPSYGPEMRGGTANCTVIVSDDRISSPIVNDYDTAIILNQQSLDKFESKVKPGGVLIYETNGITHKPERKDISVYAIDAVAEAQKIGNTKIFNMVVLGAFLKIKPIVEVANVVKGLKKSLPERHHDMIPINEQAILGGMEMVNKEN
- a CDS encoding thiamine pyrophosphate-dependent enzyme; its protein translation is MDVQDIIKEENLVYTKTKLMTDNVLSYCPGCGHGTANRLVMEVVDEMGIQADTIGVSPVGCAVFAYDFMNIDMTEAAHGRAPAVATGIKRVWPDKYVFTYQGDGDLAAIGTAETMHACNRGENITIIFINNGIYGMTGGQMAPTTLEGAKTTTCPYGRDVKTMGYPIKITELISQLPGTYFVTRQAVDTPANVRRAKKAIRMAFENQKLDKGLSFIEIVSSCNSGWKLSPVKANQWMAENTFKYYPLGDIKVNGELVSK
- a CDS encoding 3-methyl-2-oxobutanoate dehydrogenase subunit VorB, which produces MKELRLMKGNEALAEAAIRAGVDAFYGYPITPQSEIMEYLMAQKTQERTGMVTLQAESEVSSINMVYGAAGTGKKVMTSSSSPGISLMQEGISYIAGAELPCLIVDVVRGGPGLGTIQPSQADYFQATKGGGHGDYHLIVLAPSSVQEMYDFVKLSFDLAFKYRNPAMILSDGLIGQVMEKVEISEQIPRTTSFDPSWTITGKTPDRERNIITSLELDSAVMEKRNEKLQAKYQKMQETEVRYEEVQCEDADYIFVAYGSSARICLKAVQIARQKGIKVGLLRPITLFPFPTKPIAELSKRVKGFLAVELSAGQMIEDVKLAVNGRTKAEHFGRMGGVVHTPGEVLEALEQKIIGGK
- a CDS encoding 4Fe-4S binding protein, which translates into the protein MAKVKGAIVVDTEKCKGCELCVFTCPNEVIELNDAINSKGYHYAFMAKPEECTGCSNCAIVCPDGVISVYRKKID